In one window of Catellicoccus marimammalium M35/04/3 DNA:
- a CDS encoding M15 family metallopeptidase produces MNRFLCSLATVAILATTGGVALAYNHSLAKVENISTHRSAAKDKQKEVKNEKEEKLNQELPKGVKPSDWDLLLVNKTHPLPKNYKADLGTIGNYKLNKKVIPHYEALAKAAKKAGNPLVIVSSYRSPDYQEKIYQQQIDNYIKEGKSKQEAKKETADYMTKPGTSEHHTGLALDVLGADYYEDGGTLEEKFAHTKSGKWLNDHCAEYGFIIRYPKAKEKITAIQYEPWHLRYVGKENAEYIMKHHLCLEEYIDELKEAGR; encoded by the coding sequence ATGAACCGCTTCCTATGTAGTCTAGCAACGGTAGCTATTTTAGCAACAACAGGTGGAGTTGCTTTAGCGTATAATCATTCTTTAGCTAAAGTAGAAAATATATCTACCCATCGTTCCGCTGCTAAGGATAAGCAAAAAGAAGTGAAAAATGAGAAAGAGGAAAAATTAAATCAAGAGTTACCAAAAGGCGTAAAACCTTCAGATTGGGATTTATTGTTAGTAAACAAAACTCATCCATTACCTAAAAATTATAAAGCGGATTTAGGAACGATTGGCAATTATAAATTAAATAAAAAGGTAATTCCGCATTATGAAGCATTAGCTAAAGCAGCCAAAAAAGCAGGAAATCCATTAGTAATTGTTTCTTCTTATCGTTCTCCTGATTATCAAGAAAAAATTTATCAACAACAAATTGATAACTATATTAAGGAAGGAAAATCAAAACAAGAAGCGAAAAAAGAAACTGCAGATTATATGACAAAACCAGGGACAAGTGAACATCACACAGGACTTGCTTTAGATGTATTAGGTGCAGATTATTATGAAGATGGTGGGACATTGGAAGAAAAATTTGCTCATACAAAAAGCGGAAAATGGCTAAATGATCATTGTGCAGAGTATGGATTTATTATTCGCTATCCAAAAGCAAAAGAAAAAATTACTGCGATTCAATATGAGCCTTGGCATTTACGCTATGTTGGAAAAGAAAATGCAGAATATATTATGAAACATCATCTATGTTTAGAAGAATATATTGATGAATTGAAAGAAGCAGGTCGTTAA
- a CDS encoding glycoside hydrolase family 73 protein encodes MKRRPLKKSYSFLLLFFFLLLLVLFLYWRPPMQKETKVPKEEFITTIVPMAQQSMKKYHIPVSIIIAQAALESNFGQSELAEKYNNLFGVKAGFWEPGVDLPTIEYVDGQRMEVEQRFRVYRSWKQSILAHAKLLAHGTSWNEQQYEAVLQAKNYQAAAYALQNAGYATDPNYAQKLIQMIETYQLYRWDE; translated from the coding sequence ATGAAAAGACGTCCGTTAAAAAAATCTTATTCATTTTTATTGCTTTTTTTCTTTTTACTTTTGTTAGTTTTATTTTTATATTGGCGTCCACCGATGCAAAAAGAAACGAAAGTTCCAAAAGAAGAATTCATTACAACCATTGTACCCATGGCACAACAATCGATGAAAAAATATCATATTCCAGTAAGTATTATTATTGCACAAGCTGCATTGGAGTCTAATTTTGGACAAAGTGAGCTAGCAGAAAAATATAATAATTTGTTTGGTGTAAAAGCTGGATTTTGGGAGCCAGGTGTCGATTTACCAACTATTGAGTATGTAGATGGACAAAGAATGGAAGTAGAACAACGATTTCGCGTCTATCGTTCTTGGAAACAATCGATTTTAGCCCATGCGAAATTGTTAGCTCATGGGACAAGTTGGAATGAACAGCAATATGAAGCAGTATTACAGGCAAAAAATTATCAAGCAGCAGCCTATGCTTTGCAAAATGCAGGCTATGCAACAGATCCAAATTATGCTCAAAAATTGATTCAGATGATAGAAACCTATCAACTATATCGTTGGGATGAATAA